A window of Amycolatopsis australiensis contains these coding sequences:
- a CDS encoding dihydrofolate reductase family protein → MRKLILGFYVSVDGKSADGDNGIRDIMMSIDDEEQEKYFVKRLWEAGAFLMGRNTWEIMASYWPTSDHPSAKAMNEIPKVVFSRTLKNADEWAETRIASGDTAEEIAKLKAEPGKDLVAAGGTQFSQSLIKLGLVDEYRLWVLPAITGKGAPLVPELDEAVKLRLVKSTAFPLGILELVYVPEGK, encoded by the coding sequence ATGCGGAAGCTGATTCTGGGATTCTACGTTTCGGTCGACGGCAAGAGCGCCGACGGCGACAACGGAATCCGCGACATCATGATGAGTATCGACGACGAGGAGCAGGAGAAGTACTTCGTCAAGCGCCTGTGGGAGGCCGGTGCCTTCCTGATGGGCCGCAACACCTGGGAGATCATGGCCAGCTACTGGCCCACCTCCGACCACCCGTCGGCCAAGGCCATGAACGAGATCCCCAAGGTCGTGTTCTCCCGCACCCTCAAGAACGCCGACGAGTGGGCCGAGACCCGCATCGCCAGCGGTGACACCGCGGAAGAGATCGCCAAGCTCAAGGCCGAGCCGGGCAAGGACCTCGTCGCCGCGGGCGGCACGCAGTTCTCGCAGTCGCTCATCAAGCTCGGCCTGGTCGACGAGTACCGGCTGTGGGTGCTCCCGGCCATCACGGGCAAGGGCGCGCCGCTGGTCCCCGAGCTGGACGAGGCGGTGAAGCTGCGCCTGGTGAAGAGCACGGCGTTCCCGCTCGGCATCCTCGAGCTGGTCTACGTGCCGGAAGGCAAGTAA
- a CDS encoding acyltransferase family protein → MTEPRAGAFSRLPSLTGMRFLAAFLVFACHACLLGYFTETTAAHFTNFAYSAGWIGVEFFFLLSGFVLTWSAVDGEPKRHFWRRRFFKIYPNYLVVWVAALLLSLWAGMFTGFSDILPSLFVVHSWSPDIQVIVSNNPVTWSLACEALFYLLFPFLYRGIKRIPANGLWWAVGAVTAAIVALPAISTLLPSAEAMPGMDFSVTQNWFLEWFPPARCLDFVLGILMVRVVREKRWIGLRILPSLGIVALGVVLQQIVFPTAYSLEATVALPLALLITSVAVADASGRRSVFRARWLVWLGVVSYAFYLVHFLVLSYGHVVLGATESWSLPAALGILAGVLAVVVLVAWALTRLVEEPVMRRWARRKVRPVVAVPEEPLVSVPESIN, encoded by the coding sequence ATGACCGAGCCCCGGGCCGGTGCCTTTTCCCGGCTCCCGTCACTGACCGGAATGCGGTTCTTGGCCGCCTTCCTGGTTTTCGCCTGCCACGCCTGCCTGCTCGGGTACTTCACCGAGACCACGGCCGCGCACTTCACCAATTTCGCCTACTCGGCCGGCTGGATCGGCGTCGAGTTCTTCTTCCTGCTCAGCGGGTTCGTGCTGACCTGGTCGGCGGTCGACGGGGAACCGAAGCGTCACTTCTGGCGCCGCCGGTTCTTCAAGATCTACCCCAACTACCTCGTGGTGTGGGTGGCCGCCCTTCTGCTGTCGCTCTGGGCCGGCATGTTCACCGGCTTCTCGGACATCCTGCCCAGCCTGTTCGTGGTCCACAGCTGGTCGCCCGACATCCAGGTGATCGTCTCGAACAACCCGGTGACCTGGTCGCTGGCCTGTGAGGCGCTCTTCTACCTACTGTTCCCGTTCCTGTACCGGGGCATCAAGCGGATCCCGGCCAACGGGCTCTGGTGGGCGGTCGGCGCCGTCACCGCGGCCATCGTCGCGCTGCCCGCCATCTCGACGCTCCTGCCGAGCGCCGAGGCCATGCCCGGCATGGACTTCTCGGTCACCCAGAACTGGTTCCTCGAGTGGTTCCCGCCGGCCCGGTGCCTCGACTTCGTCCTCGGCATCCTGATGGTCCGCGTCGTGCGCGAGAAGCGCTGGATCGGGCTGCGCATCCTGCCGAGCCTGGGCATCGTGGCCCTCGGCGTCGTCCTGCAGCAGATCGTGTTCCCGACCGCGTACAGCCTGGAAGCGACGGTGGCGCTGCCGCTCGCCCTGCTCATCACCTCGGTGGCGGTCGCGGACGCGTCCGGCAGGCGCTCGGTGTTCCGCGCCCGGTGGCTGGTGTGGCTCGGCGTCGTGTCCTACGCGTTCTACCTGGTCCACTTCCTGGTCCTCAGCTACGGGCACGTCGTCCTCGGCGCCACCGAGAGCTGGTCGCTCCCCGCCGCGCTCGGGATCCTCGCCGGTGTGCTCGCGGTGGTGGTCCTGGTGGCGTGGGCGCTGACCCGGCTGGTGGAGGAGCCGGTCATGCGGCGCTGGGCGCGGCGCAAGGTCCGGCCTGTCGTCGCCGTCCCCGAGGAACCGCTGGTCAGCGTGCCCGAGTCGATCAACTGA
- a CDS encoding DUF2306 domain-containing protein: MTSTLEDEAERTSPERAEAPARTPFWRRPWIVPLAVAVVFYTYTAAEPFVGVPEAQAPLQPHPGFGLYYPLLMVHIGAGTVAMLTMVPQVWPWLHRHHPKVHRVTGQVYLLAVLVAGSAALVVVWWAPQPGKVGALCLTVFWLATTAAGYWTGRREDYEKHRRYMLYSFAIAASNMGGAYGLMVLELLGISVDPAYFGEAARWIPWVGDLMLVQWWLHRTARRPVRG, from the coding sequence GTGACGTCGACCCTGGAAGACGAGGCCGAACGGACGTCGCCCGAGCGTGCGGAGGCTCCCGCACGCACCCCGTTCTGGCGGCGGCCGTGGATCGTCCCGCTGGCCGTCGCCGTGGTCTTCTACACCTACACGGCGGCCGAGCCGTTCGTCGGCGTCCCGGAGGCGCAGGCGCCGCTGCAGCCGCACCCGGGTTTCGGGCTCTACTACCCGTTGCTGATGGTCCACATCGGGGCCGGCACGGTGGCGATGCTGACGATGGTGCCGCAGGTGTGGCCGTGGCTGCACCGGCACCACCCGAAAGTGCACCGCGTGACGGGCCAGGTCTATCTCCTCGCCGTGCTGGTCGCCGGATCCGCGGCACTCGTGGTCGTCTGGTGGGCGCCGCAGCCCGGCAAGGTCGGCGCGCTGTGCCTGACGGTCTTCTGGCTGGCCACGACCGCTGCCGGATACTGGACGGGCCGGCGCGAAGACTACGAGAAGCACCGCCGGTACATGCTGTACAGCTTCGCGATCGCCGCGAGCAACATGGGCGGCGCCTACGGCCTGATGGTGCTGGAGCTGCTCGGGATCTCCGTCGACCCCGCGTACTTCGGGGAAGCCGCCCGGTGGATTCCCTGGGTCGGCGACCTGATGCTGGTGCAGTGGTGGCTCCACCGCACCGCACGCCGGCCGGTGCGCGGGTGA
- a CDS encoding alpha/beta hydrolase, whose protein sequence is MKRLIVTAVTGVAMAFTAVNAPAATAAPPGAITWGPCDVPWLVAAGAQCGMLDVPMDYRRPDGKRIQLAVSRVRHTSPDSAFQGVITTLPGGPGQSGLGMSALGPLLPGHAGDTYDWIGFAPRGVGTSKPALTCDPGYMDYDRPSYVPSTPQLEQAWLGRVRGYAAACAARNDPDLLANMKTTDTVADLESLRVALGVSTMSFYGYSYGTYVGQVYATLHPERVRRMVLDSNVAARDVYYRLNLDESPGFDRNLNLFLGWVASHDDVYHLGRTLAAVQAVFDAQLAKLARHPAAGMVGPDEWLDIFQQASYGQPNWTLLGSVFAGWVNAGDGETLKALFEEVGGRGDDNAYAAYLAVECTDTQSPVNWNKWRADTWQAFPKAPYFAWQNTWYNAPCAFWGTGAGKPVDVGSRGLGSLLLIDETLDAATPYEGSLETRGRFPNSALIAVPGGTSHANTLRGNACVDDKIAKYLTDGTLPARQPGKRSDVDCAPLPLPDPGAS, encoded by the coding sequence GTGAAACGTCTGATCGTCACCGCGGTCACCGGCGTGGCCATGGCGTTCACAGCGGTCAACGCTCCGGCCGCGACCGCGGCGCCGCCCGGCGCCATCACGTGGGGCCCGTGCGACGTGCCGTGGCTGGTGGCCGCGGGCGCCCAGTGCGGCATGCTCGACGTGCCGATGGACTACCGCAGGCCGGACGGCAAGCGGATCCAGCTCGCGGTGTCGCGGGTGCGGCACACGTCTCCGGACAGCGCTTTCCAGGGTGTCATCACGACCCTGCCGGGCGGGCCCGGCCAGTCCGGGCTGGGCATGTCCGCGCTGGGCCCGCTGCTGCCCGGCCACGCCGGGGACACCTACGACTGGATCGGCTTCGCCCCGCGCGGCGTCGGGACCAGCAAGCCCGCGCTGACCTGCGATCCCGGCTACATGGACTACGACCGGCCGAGCTACGTGCCGTCGACCCCGCAGCTCGAACAGGCGTGGCTCGGCCGCGTCCGCGGCTACGCCGCCGCCTGCGCCGCGCGCAACGACCCGGACCTGCTGGCGAACATGAAGACCACCGACACGGTGGCGGACCTGGAAAGCCTCCGCGTCGCGCTGGGCGTGAGCACGATGAGTTTCTACGGCTACTCCTACGGCACCTACGTCGGCCAGGTCTACGCGACCCTGCACCCGGAGCGGGTGCGCCGGATGGTCCTGGACAGCAACGTGGCGGCCCGCGACGTCTACTACCGGCTCAACCTGGACGAAAGCCCCGGCTTCGACCGGAACCTGAACCTCTTCCTCGGCTGGGTCGCTTCGCACGACGACGTCTACCACCTGGGCCGGACGCTGGCCGCGGTGCAGGCCGTCTTCGACGCGCAGCTGGCGAAGCTGGCGCGGCACCCGGCCGCCGGCATGGTCGGACCGGACGAATGGCTGGACATCTTCCAGCAGGCCAGCTACGGCCAGCCGAACTGGACGTTGCTCGGCAGCGTGTTCGCCGGCTGGGTCAACGCCGGTGACGGCGAGACGCTCAAGGCGTTGTTCGAGGAGGTCGGGGGACGCGGCGACGACAACGCCTACGCGGCGTACCTGGCCGTGGAGTGCACGGACACGCAGTCGCCGGTCAACTGGAACAAGTGGCGGGCCGACACCTGGCAGGCGTTCCCGAAGGCACCGTACTTCGCCTGGCAGAACACGTGGTACAACGCACCGTGCGCGTTCTGGGGCACCGGCGCGGGCAAGCCGGTGGACGTCGGCAGCCGCGGTCTCGGCAGCCTGCTGCTGATCGACGAGACGCTCGACGCCGCCACGCCGTACGAAGGCAGCCTCGAAACCCGTGGCCGGTTCCCGAACAGTGCCCTGATCGCGGTGCCCGGTGGCACGAGCCACGCGAACACGTTGCGCGGCAACGCCTGCGTGGACGACAAGATCGCGAAGTACCTGACGGACGGCACGTTGCCCGCGCGTCAGCCCGGCAAGCGGTCCGATGTGGACTGCGCGCCACTGCCGCTGCCGGATCCGGGAGCGAGCTGA
- a CDS encoding TylF/MycF/NovP-related O-methyltransferase, protein MNVKAKLYREWQDDPTFPGRDARVPEPAAGPRLGAAGGLYLELLKKVLTGTLASDEPDIDDARFLRDFIDHYITGNAYTMVPRVRLDNIQACIADVVERRVPGDFIETGVWRGGTTIFMRGMLAALGCTDRRVWVADSFQGLPEPDAEKFPAEAKAHASSTMTDAYQHFAVSRADVEANFAAFGLLDAQVRFLEGWFKDTLPTAPVERLAVIRLDGDYYESTMDALTSLYDKLSPGGYVVVDDYGEDLWTYCRKAVDDFRRDRGLTGELTRVDSKCYYWRRED, encoded by the coding sequence ATGAATGTGAAGGCCAAGCTGTACCGAGAATGGCAGGACGACCCCACGTTTCCCGGGCGGGACGCGCGCGTCCCCGAACCGGCGGCCGGGCCGCGCCTCGGGGCCGCCGGCGGTCTGTACCTGGAGCTGCTGAAGAAGGTGCTCACCGGCACTCTCGCGAGCGACGAGCCCGACATCGACGACGCGCGGTTCCTGCGGGACTTCATCGACCACTACATCACCGGCAACGCGTACACGATGGTGCCGCGCGTGCGCCTGGACAACATCCAGGCCTGCATCGCGGACGTGGTCGAGCGGCGGGTCCCCGGCGACTTCATCGAGACCGGTGTCTGGCGCGGCGGCACCACGATCTTCATGCGCGGCATGCTGGCCGCGCTCGGCTGCACCGACCGGCGGGTGTGGGTGGCCGACTCGTTCCAGGGGCTGCCCGAGCCCGACGCCGAGAAGTTCCCCGCCGAGGCCAAGGCGCACGCGAGCAGCACCATGACCGACGCCTACCAGCACTTCGCGGTCTCGCGCGCCGACGTCGAAGCCAACTTCGCGGCGTTCGGCCTGCTCGACGCGCAGGTGCGGTTCCTCGAGGGCTGGTTCAAGGACACCCTGCCCACCGCGCCGGTCGAGCGCCTGGCCGTGATCCGCCTCGACGGCGACTACTACGAATCCACTATGGACGCGCTCACCAGTCTCTACGACAAGCTGTCGCCCGGCGGGTACGTGGTGGTCGACGACTACGGCGAAGACCTGTGGACCTACTGCCGCAAGGCGGTCGACGACTTCCGCCGCGACCGCGGCCTGACCGGCGAGCTGACGCGGGTCGATTCCAAGTGCTACTACTGGCGGCGCGAGGACTAG
- a CDS encoding HAD-IIIC family phosphatase, whose translation MTSTVAQPGVAAPFGPHDAAELVAALRSTVDLGTWRRAVAELARHPGAFAPHLRRTLKIRVLATSTGDLLAELLPAAGLAAGLGLEVTQAPYGQLEQELLDPRSATCRERPDYVLLVPTTDDLALGELAGRAPDDVAGDAVRRWTRLHEAARGAGIGVCQFLFTPPAADPFGSAALRFPESPSAVVARVNAELRAGSDAVLVDCERLAAEHGLRDWRDDRFWFAARQAVSLAALPAVARATAAALAADQGLSRRCVVVDLDNTLWDGVVGEEGIDGVGLTASPRGEAFAAFQEHLLTLHRRGVALAVATKNDADLARRAIAGVPGMRLRPEHLAAVVADWRPKSEQLRELASRLSLGLDSFAFADDNPAERLEVRRALPQVDVIDLPANPSDYVAALAGRPTLEPGRLTAADRQRNASYAGLRAAAELRERTGSLEDFLDDLAMEGVVRPVDDALLPRVAQLLGKTNQFNLTTRRRSEQEVAALAADPRWICLALALRDRLADHGVVGVAFAELQGEEAVVDTLLLSCRVIGRTAERLLLGQLGRAAAARGCTTLVGCYRATDRNALVADLYPQLGFAPREAAAGEQRYSLPLAALDDLATRHIAGGESDERTVQR comes from the coding sequence ATGACGTCGACAGTCGCCCAGCCCGGCGTCGCGGCCCCGTTCGGCCCGCACGACGCGGCCGAGCTGGTCGCCGCGCTGCGGTCCACTGTGGACCTGGGGACGTGGCGGCGCGCGGTGGCCGAGCTCGCGCGGCATCCCGGCGCGTTCGCCCCCCACCTCCGCCGCACCCTGAAAATCCGGGTGCTGGCCACGTCGACCGGTGACCTGCTCGCGGAACTGCTGCCGGCGGCCGGCCTGGCCGCGGGGCTCGGGCTCGAGGTCACGCAGGCGCCGTACGGCCAGCTCGAGCAGGAACTGCTCGACCCGCGTTCGGCGACCTGCCGCGAGCGTCCCGACTACGTGCTGCTCGTCCCCACGACGGACGACCTGGCCCTCGGCGAACTCGCCGGCCGGGCACCGGACGACGTGGCCGGCGACGCCGTCCGGCGGTGGACACGGCTGCACGAGGCCGCGCGCGGCGCCGGGATCGGTGTCTGCCAGTTCCTCTTCACCCCGCCCGCGGCCGACCCGTTCGGCTCCGCCGCGCTGCGGTTCCCGGAGAGCCCGTCGGCGGTCGTCGCGCGGGTCAACGCCGAGCTGCGCGCCGGCAGTGACGCCGTGCTGGTGGACTGCGAGCGGCTCGCCGCCGAACACGGCCTGCGGGACTGGCGCGACGACCGGTTCTGGTTCGCCGCCCGCCAAGCGGTGTCCCTCGCCGCCTTGCCGGCGGTGGCCCGCGCCACCGCGGCCGCGCTCGCCGCGGACCAGGGACTGAGCCGGCGGTGCGTCGTCGTCGACCTGGACAACACGCTCTGGGACGGTGTCGTCGGCGAGGAAGGCATCGACGGCGTGGGGCTGACCGCCTCACCGCGCGGCGAGGCGTTCGCGGCCTTCCAGGAGCACCTGCTGACGCTGCACCGGCGCGGTGTCGCGCTCGCCGTGGCCACGAAGAACGACGCGGACCTCGCCCGCCGCGCGATCGCCGGGGTGCCGGGCATGCGCCTGCGGCCCGAGCACCTGGCGGCCGTGGTGGCCGACTGGCGGCCCAAGTCCGAGCAGCTGCGCGAACTCGCGTCCCGGCTTTCGCTCGGCTTGGACAGCTTCGCTTTCGCCGACGACAACCCCGCGGAACGTCTCGAGGTCCGCCGCGCGCTGCCGCAGGTCGACGTCATCGACCTCCCGGCGAACCCGTCCGACTACGTCGCCGCGCTGGCGGGACGGCCCACGTTGGAGCCCGGGCGGCTCACCGCGGCGGACCGGCAGCGCAACGCGTCCTACGCCGGCCTGCGTGCCGCCGCGGAACTGCGCGAGCGGACGGGGTCGCTGGAAGACTTCCTCGACGACCTGGCCATGGAAGGCGTCGTGCGTCCCGTCGACGACGCGCTGCTGCCCCGGGTCGCGCAGCTGCTGGGCAAGACGAACCAGTTCAACCTCACCACGCGGCGGCGTTCGGAGCAGGAGGTCGCGGCGCTGGCCGCCGATCCGCGCTGGATCTGCCTGGCGCTGGCGCTGCGGGACCGGCTGGCCGACCACGGGGTCGTGGGTGTCGCCTTCGCCGAGCTGCAGGGCGAAGAGGCGGTGGTGGACACGCTGCTGCTGAGCTGCCGGGTGATCGGCCGCACCGCCGAACGGCTGCTGCTGGGTCAGCTGGGCCGCGCGGCCGCCGCCCGGGGCTGCACGACGCTCGTCGGCTGCTATCGGGCGACCGACCGCAACGCGCTGGTGGCGGATCTGTATCCGCAGCTCGGGTTCGCGCCCCGGGAGGCGGCAGCGGGCGAGCAGCGCTACAGCCTGCCGCTCGCGGCCCTCGACGACCTCGCGACGCGGCACATCGCCGGCGGGGAATCCGACGAAAGGACGGTACAGCGGTGA
- a CDS encoding acyl carrier protein has protein sequence MSGIVTVVTEAFTRVVGEPPNRGAETTPEDVGSWGSLAHVQLVFEIERVLGIRMAESVLTNRTTVGALIEAAQAAQRAA, from the coding sequence GTGAGTGGGATTGTCACGGTGGTCACGGAGGCGTTCACCCGGGTCGTCGGGGAGCCGCCGAACCGGGGGGCCGAAACGACGCCCGAGGACGTCGGCTCGTGGGGCTCGCTCGCCCACGTGCAGCTCGTCTTCGAGATCGAGCGGGTGCTCGGGATCCGGATGGCCGAGAGCGTGCTGACCAACCGGACGACGGTCGGCGCGTTGATCGAGGCGGCGCAGGCGGCCCAGCGGGCGGCCTGA